A window from Temnothorax longispinosus isolate EJ_2023e chromosome 1, Tlon_JGU_v1, whole genome shotgun sequence encodes these proteins:
- the Cox7b gene encoding uncharacterized protein Cox7b, whose amino-acid sequence MLNHVLRPIARNLVRGGTRSSSSKALDIKPATINDIPGPCGTWKDHYDSRQKVYNAQLIAGLVVLISTITYIKTSGVIFFNFFPPEEPAESK is encoded by the exons ATGCTTAATCACGTGTTGCGGCCGATCGCTCGCAACTTGGTCAGAGGCG GCACTCGTTCCAGCAGTTCAAAAGCACTGGATATTAAACCGGCGACAATAAATGACATACCTGGACCATGTGGGACGTGGAAAGACCACTATGACTCAAGACAGAAGGTTTACAATGCTCAATTAATCGCTGGCCTTGTTGTCCTAATCAGTACCATAACTTAT ataaaaaCGTCAGGTGTTATCTTCTTTAACTTTTTCCCACCCGAGGAGCCTGCTgaaagcaaataa